One Chanodichthys erythropterus isolate Z2021 chromosome 10, ASM2448905v1, whole genome shotgun sequence DNA segment encodes these proteins:
- the LOC137029508 gene encoding trace amine-associated receptor 13c-like — protein sequence MAYETENHETQYCFPAINSSCIKGKRSRHEYNFMYVFFLLLSAWTVFLNLLVIISISHFKKLHTPTNLIILSLAVSDLLIGLIVMPIDATRLIETCWYFGNTVCGLFAMIVNLILSTSLSNLVLIAVDRYVAVCHPLLYPQKITMTKTLISICLCWICSTGYITAFVINNGYFNTTHRSNVCYGDCSIIISFAWSVIDLILSFLSPCILIITLYLKIFHVVHKQVKVINSLKGGKCVMESSVRRKSESKAALTLGIIVTVYLLCWIPYYICSMSVTSTTTINVLAWVLYTNSSLNPLVYALFYPWFKKTVKHILTLKIFQPASSLVSIFTEHQL from the coding sequence ATGGCCTATGAGACAGAGAATCATGAGACTCAATACTGCTTTCCTGCCATCAACTCATCATGTATCAAGGGAAAACGCTCCAGACATGAATACAATTTcatgtatgtgttttttttattgctgtCAGCATGGACTGTGTTTCTGAACCTGCTGGTGATCATCTCCATCTCTCACTTCAAGAAGCTTCACACTCCAACCAACCTGATCATTCTCTCTCTAGCAGTGTCTGACCTGCTTATTGGACTTATTGTGATGCCCATTGATGCCACTAGGCTGATTGAGACGTGTTGGTACTTTGGAAACACTGTATGTGGGTTGTTTGCTATGATCGTCAATCTGATTCTTTCAACATCTCTCAGTAATTTAGTTTTAATAGCTGTTGATCGTTATGTGGCTGTGTGTCACCCTTTACTGTACCCACAGAAAATAACAATGACTAAAACTTTAATAAGCATTTGTCTCTGCTGGATTTGCTCCACGGGTTATATCACTGCTTTTGTAATTAATAACGGCTATTTTAACACCACACACAGATCAAATGTGTGTTATGGCGATTGCTCCATTATAATTAGTTTTGCCTGGAGTGTCATTGATCTGATTTTGTCCTTTCTGTCTCCATGTATCCTgatcataactttatatttaaagaTTTTCCATGTTGTACATAAGCAAGTGAAAGTTATAAACTCTCTAAAGGGTGGTAAATGTGTAATGGAGAGTTCAGTGAGGAGGAAATCTGAGAGCAAAGCTGCTCTGACATTAGGAATCATTGTAACAGTTTATCTGCTGTGCTGGATTCCGTACTATATCTGCTCTATGTCAGTAACCTCTACCACAACCATAAATGTTTTGGCATGGGTTTTGTACACAAACTCAAGTCTGAATCCTCTGGtctatgctttattttatcCCTGGTTTAAAAAGACCGTTAAACACATCTTAACTCTGAAAATATTTCAGCCAGCATCCTCTCTGGTCAGTATTTTTACAGAACATCAATTGTAA
- the LOC137029509 gene encoding trace amine-associated receptor 13c-like, with protein MAYETENNETQYCFPAINSSCIKGIRSRYEYYVMYVFVLLLSAWTVFLNLLVIISISHFKKLHTPTNLLILSLAVADLFMGLIVIPIEGSKLIEMCWYFGETFCKLYFIILGLLFSASFSNLVLIAVDRYVAVCHPLLYPQKITTTRTLMSICLSWICFSTYNTTLVIINGYLETSVRTDMCYGECSVMMGFAWKVTDLFMSFIFPCTLIITLYLRIFYVAHQQVKVINSLMKGGKCVMESSVRRKSESKAALTLGIIVTVYLLCFIPYYICSMSVTSSTTINVLAWVVYTNSGLNPLVYALFYPWFKKTVKHILTLKIFQPASSLINIFTEY; from the coding sequence ATGGCCTATGAGACAGAGAATAATGAGACTCAATACTGCTTTCCTGCCATCAACTCATCATGTATCAAGGGAATTCGCTCTAGATATGAATACTATGtcatgtatgtgtttgtgttattGCTGTCAGCATGGACTGTGTTTCTGAACCTGCTGGTGATCATCTCCATCTCTCACTTCAAGAAGCTTCACACTCCAACAAACCtgctcattctctctctggcTGTGGCCGACCTGTTTATGGGACTTATTGTGATACCCATAGAGGGCTCCAAGCTCATTGAGATGTGTTGGTACTTTGgagaaactttctgtaaactgtattttataATCCTTGGATTGCTCTTCTCAGCATCTTTCagtaatttagttttaattgcCGTTGATCGTTATGTGGCTGTCTGTCACCCTTTACTGTACCCACAGAAAATAACCACAACTAGAACATTAATGAGCATCTGTCTGAGCTGGATTTGCTTCTCGACTTATAACACTACCCTTGTGATTATTAATGGATATTTAGAAACTTCAGTCAGAACAGACATGTGTTATGGAGAGTGTTCTGTTATGATGGGTTTTGCCTGGAAAGTCACTGATctgttcatgtcttttatttttccTTGTACCCTGATCATAACTTTATACTTGAGGATATTCTATGTTGCACATCAGCAAGTGAAAGTTATAAACTCTCTGATGAAGGGTGGTAAATGTGTAATGGAGAGCTCAGTGAGGAGGAAATCTGAGAGTAAAGCTGCTCTGACATTAGGAATCATTGTAACAGTTTATCTGCTTTGCTTTATTCCATACTATATCTGTTCTATGTCAGTAACCTCTTCCACAACCATAAATGTTTTGGCATGGGTCGTGTACACAAACTCAGGTCTGAATCCTCTGGTCTATGCTTTATTTTACCCCTGGTTTAAAAAGACTGTTAAACACATCCTAACTCTGAAAATATTTCAGCCAGCATCTTCTCTGATCAATATTTTTACAGaatattaa